A genomic segment from Corylus avellana chromosome ca5, CavTom2PMs-1.0 encodes:
- the LOC132182229 gene encoding cyclin-dependent protein kinase inhibitor SMR6 — protein sequence MGVSKKLQVDGGLVRPSLKPISTKARGKESQDDDEAARSTTPTAKEARIPERFPCPPAPRKRRPASRCHFDGVREFFTPPDLETVFKLHVEKAN from the coding sequence atgGGGGTTTCAAAGAAGCTGCAAGTGGATGGAGGCCTAGTACGACCTTCATTGAAGCCGATAAGCACAAAAGCCAGAGGGAAAGAGAGCCAAGACGATGACGAGGCTGCGCGTTCCACAACCCCAACAGCAAAAGAAGCGAGAATACCAGAGAGATTCCCTTGCCCACCAGCCCCAAGGAAGCGCCGGCCCGCTTCAAGATGCCACTTTGATGGTGTTAGGGAGTTCTTTACTCCTCCTGATTTGGAGACAGTTTTCAAACTCCATGTTGAGAAAGCAAACTGA